The genomic interval CCAAGGTGCATTAGGGGATCATTTCTAGTGATGACACTACACTGAAGGGCAAACAACAGCAAGAAATGGGGAATCACAACGGCAAATAGCAAAACACAACGGGGCCACTATATGACACTCGTGATGACAATAGATAGCGGCGCCATGTTCCGCAAAGCCCCTAAGTCTCACCTGGTGGATTCAGATTTGAACAGCAGACATATTTTGACCTTGCTTTGATTTTGTCTACTTAATGTCTAAGTTAATTTGGTTTTGAATTGCTGATGACTGAGGGAAATGTCATCATCTCTGTGTGTATACATGGAATTACAGAGACTTATAGTGTCCCTAGAGACTGTGTGAAGGGATGAGCCTATAGGATCTTCTTCATAGAAGTCAAATCCCAGTGattaaacagagaaaatgagcCTCACCCTGAAGCACCTCAGCACAGTGATGAATTAACTTCAGCAGATTTGTTTCTCTCGGCTTTGGTTGAGTGCCTCTCACCTTTGTCCCACGCCGAGGACAGCGATGTaataatatgtattttattaccaAAGGACTCTCCCAGAGCACAGTCACCATAAAACTGGAGGACTGGGCTACACCCGAGCTCTCCATGAACTTTGGTGAACCTGGAGAAAGTTGCCTTTTTTTTCAATCCACTCAAGAACAGAGTTATGGAGAGATTGTTAAGCTCACTTCTGATTCATATCGACATGGAAAACGGTTAAATGGTCTGCAtttacagacgcacacacactcactgatccATCAGGATACTTTGACATGTGGAACCTAAAGGACACTTGGACTGGACGTTCCAATATGAGGacgagctgctcctcctcctgagccacTGCTGTCAAAAGCTTAAATCTTAAAAGAGATGCATGACTGCGGTGAGGAAAAACATATTATAGTCCTAATGTGAAATATATTGGACTATAGATACTAATTTTTACTTTAGCAAAATTAGAATGACACCCTGCCAATTAAGGCCCACTTTGTCACTGGATTGTCACTTTAAGTTTGTGTCTTGACAACAGTTTTTCCTTTCCGTGCTTTAGGTGAAACATTTTACTGCAGAGGAAAGTGCACGTGTATGTAAATGAGTAAATATGCACATGATGCATCACCTGTGATGTAGTGACTGTGATGTCTGTACTGTGCAGCCCCCTGACGGTGCCGATCACCACCTGCGTCATCCACATTTGACCTCCGCTGCTTCACGCTTCCATCTGTCTTACTGGGGGCAGATTGCACAGCGACATGagacatttacttacaaaaagcTCAGTTAAATAACTCATCCTTTAGTCTTACCTTTGGCCTGTCAAAGTCCCTGCAGGGAGGCCGAGAGGGAGggcggaggagggaggaggtcaCGTTGAAGCTAGAGGAGATAACAACCAAGCAGCAACAGGTGAACTCCTCCTGACTGGTTCCCCGAGCAGAGACGAGCTGGTGAGCACTTTACCTGCTATGAAAATATGAACTCTCTGATTTCATTTTATGTATATACTATATTAATTCTTTgcaactgttcttgtaaatgtaaaaccTCTATAAGCCTTTAAACTTTATGTGAACATTCTTTTGTGGTGCATTGATGTTATATCAAGTGTCTGAAGCTTGAGAATTGTGACGCACCTAGCTTTATAATGGAAAGCTACTACAGCTACGAATATGGCTGGATTAGGAAAAAAATGTGGGTACATTTAcgtgaaaaacatattttatacaACTGTCTTCAAAATATTTGCACAACCCGATACAGACATTGACGTTTCTTGATTCAAAATGCACTTGgcaaaacattattttctttattgtaaCTGATTAAAGGAGAAGATTAAGAGGGTGATAAATGACTTAAGATTTAAGGTTTGGTAAACAATGACTTCTTAGCATGTGATCAAGCTATTTAGATCTGAAATAAATGTGTCGTTAGCAGTAAGAGTGCAGGCATTTTGTTCCATTGTGATGTATTTGTATACACTGCTGAGTTAAATTACTGAATGCTTAACTCATTTTACAGATGATATTTACAAGTAATGCAGTGGATTAggattattattgttttcttttgtcaacagtttttttcctggctcttgaaattacattttaaccCATTATCGTAAACAGAAAAACTGGAAGAATTGTATGCCACTGACATAACATACGTTTATTCTGTCAATCAATAGACTAAAACGCTAACACCTGCccacctgcacacaaacacacacacacacacacacacacacacacacttttcctttACGACCCTCTGATATGGAAATAACAGCTTAAAGGGGAGGATTAGAGAGACATTCCTTACTGTTGAATTCAAAGTCCAAGCCGTCTTTTGAAGAGAGTCACCACCACAGTCAGCTGTGCCTGCCTAACCATTAACTGCCACTGCAGTGCTGACAGGGGAGATTAACCGAAGCTATCGGCCCTTCTATGGCTTCTTTAAGTCCAGGGCTATTCTATGAATATGTTTAAAGGATGACGGTGGTGACAGGAAATggggggagacagaggacagataTCAAAGGTTAtgagtaaatccaatggtggcAGCTGCTTCTCTACTGAAGGTTTACATTGTGGAAAATTGAGAAGCATATAGCACTTGTTTaaatcacttgtgtgtgtgcgtgtatgtgtgtgtgtttggtctttCCTCCTCATCAGGACATGGCAGAGTACAAGCCGAAGGTGATATCTCTTACCAAGAGGCCGGGTCAGACATTTGGCTTCTATCTGAGGCTGGAGCATGGCGAAGAGGGTCACCTGGTTCGCTGTCTGGATATGGGAGGACCGGCCGAACTGGCAGGCATGAAAGATGGAGACCGCATTATCCGGGTCAATGGAACATTTACTGATGAACTGTCCCATTCAGTGGTGAGTAGAGGATGTGAAAATACTGCAGGGCATTAACCAAATCAATAACCACACCAATAAATCCTGTCACAAGCATCTTTCCTCAGACGCTGCTTTGTTTCCCCGGTGCAGGTGGTGGACCTGGTGAGAAACAGTGGCGCCTCTTGCACGTTCCACATCCTGAATGAAGCCTCCTTCAAGAAGGGAAAAGCAGAGGGAGTAAACTTGTCCAAGCCTCAGAGCACGTCGGTCGCCAATGGTGTCGCCAATCCAGCTCCAAATCCCAAACTCTGCTACTTGCTCAAGTCCGGCTCCGAATACGGGTTTTCTCTTCGCTCAGACAAAAGTGAGGTCACAAGGCAGCGTTTGAAAAGCTCAACTTAGGAAAACTGCAGATAAAACCAACAGACCCTGAGAGACATGAATCCTAACACAAATGTTTTACCCCCTATAGATAATGAAACAGAATCTGAGTGTAAATTTGACTTCAAATTTGCTAAAAATGGCTGAACATTTGGTTTTACAGAGTGTGTAAATGTAGTTTTTAAGACAGATTTACTTTCGACTGCAAACATAGTGGATCCGTGTAAACCCATATTAATATTGATatgatttttttccatgacaTCTTATAAGAGAGTAATGAAATGCAACAATAATGGGTGTGGAGGTATATTTATAGGAAAAAAAAGTAATGGCGCTGAAACAGAGATATCAtcttatttctttcttattgtgTCAAAAGCCCAGCACAGGttacccataatgcaactcagCTGCCAAAAGTTAAGTCAAAGTTATGAGATTTGGGTTGTGCAAGTAGCTTATGTGATCTTCAAGTAACATGAGGAGGAGTCTAATTGCatgtcccacactagtggttacggatgtacaatacattggacacttgtaggcacttaataTTATAGcaataatgcctagaaatgtcccgaccaatcagaatgagccggacacttctaggcacttatcattgaggcaaaatgcctagaaatgtcacagtcttggtgttagggaagtgcaatacttgggacacttctaggcacatATCACCGAGGCAAAATGCCACAAACCGACACAGACTCAAGTGACATCACTGACATCACGCATAGGAttagaatcagaaagtatttattgccaagtaggaaACCCCCCACTAGAGCAACAAAAGCCTTTACACAACTTTTTATACAGATGTAGTTGTGTTCTCCGGTAGGTCACCTGTAAATTAAAAACTGGTGTGAAAATTGGGCCGGACCAAAGTGTCCCTTTCACAACCTGGTTTCCAAAAGATGATCCTATCTGATAAATATGAATCTCTATTAATGGTGCTTCATCATAAAGGAAGAGAATTTGATCCATTAACAATATTAATTTAGCTTATTTCATATCGTCTGTAACCTCTCCAGGTGAGCCTGGTTTGTTTATGACTGCGGTGACCCCAGGAAGTGTGGCTGACAGAGCCGGGGTCAAAGCCAACGACCGCCTGTTGGAAGTCAACGGAGAGACCGTGGAAGACTCCACACACGACCAAGCTGTGGACAAGATCAGACTGGCAGGGGCCAACATTATGTTCCTATTGGCTGATGAGGGAACAGACAGGTACTATCAGAGTAAGCGGATGAAGATTGAAGCCTGTTTAGCCACGACCAAGTACCTCCCTCACAAGCCACGCATAATCAAAATTACCAAAGGACCTGATGGATATGGCTTCTTGCTAAGGGAGGAGCCCAACCAAACAGGCAAGAACAATATCAATATGTTCATTTAACCATAACTGGGATTTTCATCAACATTTATCCATAAACTGAAAAGAGGAGGCTTTGTTTTGACTCATTTACACTGTGCAGGACACTTTATCAGGGACATAGACAGAGGCAGCCCAGCAGAACGATCAGGTTTGAAGGACATGGACAGATTGGTGGCTGTGGATGGCGAGGACATGGACAGCTGCACACATCAGCAGGTAGTGGATAAGATctggcagagtggcaaagattGCTGCCTCCTGGTAGTGGACAAAGACACGGATCAAATGTATGGACAGGTGAGTAAGGATTCCCCTATATGATACACTAATGTATATCTAATCTACTAGCCTGCAGACAATCATTACTGTGTCATGTTGTGTCACTCACAGGGGAAAGTGTCTCCTATGCTTTTCTGGGAGGAGATGAAGGGTTCCAATTCACCACCCAGTTACACCGAGGCCATCAATTTACCTGCTACCGTCCAACAAGCATCACAAGTCCAGGTGAAGGAAGAGGAGCTCAAGCCCAAACTCTGTAAGATGGAGAGGACCTCAGCTGGATATGGCTTCCACCTTAAAGGCATCCAAGGAATTCATGGACAGTACCTTGAGGTGAGATTTAGAGGAACTTCCACTATTTGATCATCACACCTTAAACTCAAAGGGGCAAGGTATAAGTAACACTTTGTTTCAGGTGGAGAAGGGTGGAGCGGCTGACAGGGCAGGTCTGAACGACGAGGACGTTGTGATGGAGGTGAACGGTGTGAATGTGGAACAGAGTACCcatgaggaggtggtggagattATTCGCGACAGTGGCAGCTCTCTGGAGATGCTGGTGGCTAAAAAGAGCGTCTATCACCAGCTCACGGCTAAAGGAGTGAGCATCACACGGCTGCTACTTGAGGAAACATCCTGTGCTCAAGTTCACAATCAAGAGAGCAAGGAGGAGGCCAGACCTGAAACACCATCTGGACCAGCAAGAGAGCGGGTGAATGAGCCATTTTTCCCCCCGTGTTTACAGATACAATTTTGGGATCATGTTCATGGCTGTTGGGTTGTTTGGTTTGGGAGTCTCTCCACCACTTTGGTCCTTTCCAAACAACCATTGAATCCACTAGAAAGTTTGGCAACCACCAACAACTGATCAAAGATTTCACTTATCAAGTAAAATATCTCAACATCTACCACTCAAATTGGTACAAAAATATTCACAGGCATTCATGGATCCCCAACAATGTATCCTGCTGATTTTAGTTGACTTGACTCTATTGTCACCACAATTCGCAGTTTTGGGCGACACCAACTATTTAGACATTCTTGTTGCCTTACAGCTTTGGTGAATCGTTGGCTTTTCATCTGGCACCTTCATAATCAGACCTTAATCCAATTTGTCCAGTATTTTAGTTTTTGACTAAATACTTTCAAACTAATGAAAAAATCTTCACCCGCAGCTGTACTTTGTGTTCACCGTCAGCTAGCTGATGTTAGCATGCTgatgtcccatctgttaaccaggaggaggcaggaatatgacctttactgcagccagcaaaCTTGGCTTGTTTTGAAGAGCTGACAAATCGTCCATCTTTTAATACAGTCCATGATCTCTACACAACATCAGTATTCAATGTATAGCATTAAGCTCATAGCGCCAGATTGCACCTTCAGTATAGCCTAGTAGAAATGCCTGTACACCACTAAATACCAGGTGCTACATACACATTCTCACAGGTTGaaactgttttttctcttttagatCTCATCAGTGTCGTCATCTGCATCTCACAACAGTTTCGACGAGAGGCTCTGAGACGTCACCTCGAGGACACATTCCCTGATTTGGCCTTTTTTCAATATAACGTCGAtccattgtgtttgttttcctttaaatCAGCTCTGTGAGCTTCACTTCTTTCAATTAATATCACAGAAGAGGCAATGAAAAGCAGAACAAAGACAATAAAGACTTCCTGAAATTCACTGTCACCTATGCACTGCAACTTtaaatcaaaaaagaaaagctgcatcAGCTGTATGAAAATGGATAAGACCATTAACATGCTCCTGAAAACTGTAGAGTATGTGACAATGCACCTTGATGTTGGTTTCCAACCGAATAAACTGACCAAAGAAGATGAAAACTCTAGATCTACTCGTTGATAAACCTGTGTGATGATAACTTATATCTCTCTATGAAAAGAACTGCTGCTATTATTTAATGATCTctgaattaaatacatttctcaAATGAATGTAAATGAGTGAAAATGTATCCGAACACAAATAAATTAACATGTCCATTCTGGATTAAGCTTATTATAACTACTGTTTTTGTTCCAAACtaaataacttttatttttgaagcTCAAGactgaaatctttttttatgGACCCCTCAGTGTGAGTGAAGCAGGGATGTGCTGTGAACAGGACATCTCCAGTGTGTTCAGACCgactcaaagataaataacattttgaccaaaagaataaaaaaatgtaagagcACACAGAACATTTgccttaaaaataaaatgtctaatAGAATCATTGTattgaaaatacttttttaattcCACAGCGCACACATCCAAAGCTGCTCCAGTAGTTCACGATCACCTGGATTCAACAACATTCCTGATTCAGGAATAGGCAGTCAAGACAATTATGTCTTGTAAACAAAACATAGTCTGGATATCCCTATATTCCAGATTAAAAGTCGCCCTTTGGGCCAAGAGTCACATTAAAGAGATAGGAGATGCAGTGCAGGAGATCAGAAGGACATGTGTTTCTCTGGTGcctgtttgtgagcaagataaAGAAAGAGGATGCTGGAGAGGGCGCTGACCAGGAAGATGACGTCAAACCAGCGGTGATAGAAGTTGAACTGCAGCTCTCCGAGAACCTCAGTCACAATGGAGCGATACTCCAGCGGCATGCTCATGCGCATCAGCAGGACAGATGACACGAAATACATCCCCTATTAGAGtgagaaaagagaaatgttCTAAACGATCAGTTGTTGGTCAGCTCGGAGTTATTAGACaacaaggacacaaacacactcaccatTATCTGAGCCAGGACGAGCACGATGACATTGGATGACTTGCTGCTTGATATTGCATAGAAGAACTACAAACAATTGAAACATGAAGTTTTAAAATATATCTCAGGTATACTATCCACAAGATCTAGTTAATTAAACATGTACCAAAATATAGACTTTACCTTGGTGAGGGTGATGAGTAAGCCACGTATGGATGTAACGATTATTATTCCCACCAGGATGAAAGAGATGTGTTGAGACCAAAACTTAACCTGTGACAGGCAGAAAGAATATTAGTGTTCAAAGGAAGAGAGATATGAGGAATGAACTATAATATCAGGTATTTAGTTCAGTTCAATTTTAAGAGCCCCATCATGTCATAAACAGATCAAGACCTTCTAATCTATAGAGAAACCGAGCAGTTTCAacaatgagcaagcactttggcgactgtggagaaaaaacacatcattaacTGGGAGTAACCTCCAGTagaaccagactcagtgtgGGCGGCCACCTGCCTCAAACATGCTCTTGGTGGGAGCTGTAAGAATTCAATCAAATAATTTGTCTCTGTGGAAAGAGTTTAGAAGCGATCATAAACCAAGATAACTGCAGAGCAATCAGGAAGAGAGAGGATAATGGACCGGCGATTATCTTTACAGGAGGTCACACTGTGTGAAACGTTACTCTGtttctgcaggtgtgtgtgtgtgtgtgtgtgtgtgtgtgtgtgtgtgtgtgtgtgtgtgtgtgtgtgtgtgtgtgtgtgtgtgtgtgtgtgtgtgtgtgtgtgtgtgtgtgtgtgtgtgtgtgtgtgtgtgtgtgtgtgtgtgattcttaCATCAAACTGAATACCCAAGTAGTTCACTGTAATTTCAATGCCCCTCGTCACTGGATCCGTTTTCCCCACTCGGTCAAACACAATGTTTATTGTGGCCTATTAGAGAAAAgatagagatttaaaaaataaatcattttatcTATATCTtgacaatataaaaacagaacaaaaagtgATTATGTTAATTTGGTAAAGGTCAGCGATTATTTATGTACgagttttagaaaaaaaaaaatccttgaaaACCAGTTCTCACCATGAAGATTTTCCAAACACAATAGATGGAAAAGAAATAGCCGAGGAAGTTGAAGTATTTCCCCTGGAATGTCCTCGAGTACTCAATTCGCTCCTAATGATAAGACAAGGTGGTGTTA from Pleuronectes platessa chromosome 14, fPlePla1.1, whole genome shotgun sequence carries:
- the pdzk1 gene encoding Na(+)/H(+) exchange regulatory cofactor NHE-RF3, coding for MAEYKPKVISLTKRPGQTFGFYLRLEHGEEGHLVRCLDMGGPAELAGMKDGDRIIRVNGTFTDELSHSVVVDLVRNSGASCTFHILNEASFKKGKAEGVNLSKPQSTSVANGVANPAPNPKLCYLLKSGSEYGFSLRSDKSEPGLFMTAVTPGSVADRAGVKANDRLLEVNGETVEDSTHDQAVDKIRLAGANIMFLLADEGTDRYYQSKRMKIEACLATTKYLPHKPRIIKITKGPDGYGFLLREEPNQTGHFIRDIDRGSPAERSGLKDMDRLVAVDGEDMDSCTHQQVVDKIWQSGKDCCLLVVDKDTDQMYGQGKVSPMLFWEEMKGSNSPPSYTEAINLPATVQQASQVQVKEEELKPKLCKMERTSAGYGFHLKGIQGIHGQYLEVEKGGAADRAGLNDEDVVMEVNGVNVEQSTHEEVVEIIRDSGSSLEMLVAKKSVYHQLTAKGVSITRLLLEETSCAQVHNQESKEEARPETPSGPARERISSVSSSASHNSFDERL